TCTGCGTTCCAGCGAGAAGTCGGGTCTTGTGTACAAGGTCAGCCTGCGTGAAGACCGCGAGCGCAACATCTGGCTGCCGGAAGTCGAGTTGGTATCGCACGGTCTGTCGAGCTACGTCACCTTCAACCGTGACTTCTTCGGTAGCAACGACTACAAGACCGTCACCGCATTGGGCGCGCAGATCAGCTCCCTGCTCGATGAAGGTGCCTATGTACAACGTGGCGAACGCAAGAAATCGGTGACCGAGTTCAAGCAGGCCCTGGACTGGCTGATGACCGAAAGCACCAAGCGTCATACCATCCAGCGCTATAAAGGTCTGGGCGAGATGAACCCGGATCAGCTGTGGGAAACCACTATGGACCCGAGCGTACGCCGGATGCTGAAAGTGACCATCGAAGACGCCATTGCCGCTGACCAGATCTTCAACACCCTGATGGGTGATGCAGTTGAGCCACGACGTGACTTCATCGAGAGCAATGCCTTGGCGGTGTCCAACCTGGACTTCTGACGCCCTGTGGGTCTCGCCCAGAGGCCCATCGGCTGTACGGAAATGACCGTTGTACAAGCCTGAAAGGCCGACCCGTTGATGGGTCGGCCTTTTTTATTTGACGTTCGCTCCATCGACGCCGCGCTACCCTCCCCTCTCTATCCGCGGCTCAGCGCCTCGGGCATCAATACAGCGCATCAACACGACGTGATGAGCAACGCCCGGTCGCACGTCGAGAACCTGGATACGCACGGTCGATCAGGCTGATGGCCAAGCCTACGCCAGTACCTCGTCGTGCTGCTCAGGGGTTCGTCAGTCACATAGGCCAAGGCACAGCAAGCTGCATGTTCCACGTGAAACAGTGAACCCTCTTCTTTCACTGGGCAGCCTATTCGGCAGCCAAAGCGGCTAGATCCGTAGCTGGAGTGTCGGACTCAACCTTCAGAGCGGCTGGTCATTGAACGTACCTGTCCCATGCGTAGACCCTGCGCTGAAGGTATACGACCGGCATAAAAAAACCGGCTTCAAGGGAAGCCGGTTCTAATCATGCAAAAAACTTATTCACGTTTTGAGGGTTTTCATTGCCTTCTGAAATAAGTAATGAAATCAGCAAGATAGATGGATTAAAAACGCATTGTTCAGAATTGGTGCACAGGTTATCCACAAATCAGGCAGGCACTTTTTCCTCGCCCGTCACCGGTGCAGCGGCGGAGCCCATGGCGCGCTGGGTCGCTTCGTTCCAGGCCTGTGCTCGGTCGTTGAGTTCAGCGATGGCGCGGGGGCCTGCACCCTCGGCGTACATCGGTTCACCGATTACCAACTCGATGGTGCCGGGGGTTTTGCCCCAGCCTTCACGCGGCCAGAATTTTCCGGCGTTGTGAGCGATCGGCAGTACCGGCAGGTTGGCGTTCACCGCCAGCGCGGCACCGCCACGGGAGAACTTGCCGATCTTGCCGTAGGGCACGCGAGTACCCTCAGGAAAAATCAGTACCCAGACGCCATCCTTGAGCAGTTGATCGCCACGGCGGGCAATCTCTTTCAGGGCGGCCTTGGGGTTGTCACGGTCGATGGCGATGGGGCGCAGCATGGCCATGGCCCAACCAAAGAACGGCACGTACAGCAGTTCGCGCTTGAGCACCTGGCTCAAGGGCTCGAAATAGGCGGACAGGAAAAAGGTTTCCCAGGTGCTCTGGTGATTGGAAACGATCACACAGGGCGTCTTGGGAATGTTTTCCGCACCGGTGACCTTCACCTGAATGTTCAGGATGACCCGCGTCAGCAGGATCGCGAAGCGGCACCAGTAGACGTTGATGAAACGGTAGCGCGCCTTGAAGCCGAGGAACGGCGCGACCAGGAAGCTCAGCATGCACCATACGAAGGCGCTGCTGCTCAGGCACAGATAGAAGAGGATGGTCCTGAGGGTTTTGATGATCGACATGCTGACTGGTACCTAAGGGCCTCTGCCCATCTTTGCATGTGCTTTGGAAGCGGCCGGGCCGGCCTCAGCGAGCACTGTTGTGGATAAGTTCTCTGGCCACGCTTGCCAGGTCGTCGAACACACGCGTGCCGGCCGGCACCCCACCCTCCAGTGTGCGGTGCCCCTTGCCGGTCAGCACCAACACGGGCTGCGCTTCGGCAGCCAGCGCCGCCTGCAGGTCGCCCTTGCTGTCACCCACGAACCATACGCCTTTGAGGTCTGCTGCGTAATGCCGGGCGATATCGTGCAACATGCCAGGCAAGGGCTTGCGGCACTCGCAACCGGCATCCGGGCCATGCGGGCAATAGACGATCAGGCCCACTTCCCCGCCTTGTGCCTGGACCAGGCTGCGCAGTTGCGCGTGCATGGCGTCCAGAGTGGCGAGGTCGTAGTAACCCCGGGCAATGCCGGACTGGTTGGTGGCGACCGCCACCGTCCAGCCAGCCTTGCTCAGTGCCGCGATGGCCTCGATCGAACCGGGGATGGGCACCCACTCCTCTACCGACTTGATGTAGGCGTCGGAGTCATGGTTTATCACCCCGTCACGATCGAGAATCAGCAGTTTCACAGACGCTCCTCAACCCAGCAGCGAGATATCGGCCACACCCAGGAACAGGCCACGCAGGCGCGCCAGCAGCGCGTAGCGGTTGGCGCGTACGTTGGCGTCTTCGGCGTTGACCATCACCGCCTCGAAGAAGGCATCCACCGGCTCGCGCAGGCTCGCCAGGCGGGCCAGCGACTCGCTGTACTTGCGCTCGGCGGCCAGTGGCTGCACGGCGTGGTCGGCCTGTTGGATGGCCGAGTACAGGGAGAACTCGTTGGCATTGTCGAAGTACTTGGGCTCGACGCTTTGGGCGATATTGCCTTCGGCCTTGCTCAACAGGTTCGACACGCGCTTGTTCACGGCGGCCAGGGCGGCGGCCTGAGGCAGTTTGCGGAACGCCTGGACGGCTTGCACACGCTGGTCGAAATCCAGCGCCGAACCTGGTTGCAGGGCGCGCACCGAGAGGTACACGGCCACTTCGATGCCTTCGTCTTCGTAGCGCGCACGCAGGCGGTCGAAGATGAACTCCAGCACCTGCTCAGCCAGGCCGGCGGCCTTGACCTTGGCACCGAACTGGTTGACGGCAAATTTCACCGTCTCGATCAGGTCGAGGTCGAGCTGCTTCTCGATCAGGATACGCAGGATGCCCAGGGCTGCACGACGCAGTGCGTAAGGGTCCTTGCTGCCGGTGGGCAGCATGCCGATGCCAAAGATACCCACCAGGGTGTCGAGCTTGTCGGCAATGGCCACAGCCGAACCGGTCAGGGTCGAAGGCAGCTCAGCGCCAGCGCCGCGCGGCATGTACTGCTCGTTCAGCGCCAGGGCCACGTCTTGTGCCTCGCCGTCGGCCTTGGCGTAGTAGTAACCGGCAATGCCCTGCATTTCCGGGAACTCGCCGACCATCTCGGTGGACAGGTCGCACTTGGACAGGATGCCGGCACGCGCGGCACGCTGGGCGTCACCGCCGATGCGCGGGGCGATGAAGGCGGCCAGCTTGGAAACCCGCTCGGCCTTGTCGAACACGCTACCCAGCTGGGCCTGGAACACGACGTTCTTCAGCCGCTCGTTGAAGGTTTCGAGTTTCTGCTTCTTGTCTTGCTTGAAGAAGAACTCGGCGTCGGTCAGGCGTGGGCGCACGACCTTTTCGTTACCAGCGATGATTTGCGCCGGGTCCTTGCTCTCGATGTTGGCGACGGTGATGAAGCGTGGCAGCAGCTTGCCGTCGGCGTCCAGCAGGCAGAAATACTTCTGGTTGTCCTGCATGGTGGTGATCAGGGCTTCCTGTGGAACGTCCAGGAAGCGTTCCTCGAAGGAGCAGACCAGCGGCACGGGCCATTCAACCAGGCCGGTCACTTCGTCGAGCAGCGCTGGCGGCACGATGGCGGTGCCTTGCTGCTGGGCGGCCAGTTCTTCGACACGCTTGCTGATGATCAGCCGGCGCTCGTTGAAGTCGGCCAGCACACTGGCGGCGCGCAGATCGGTGACATAGCTGGTCGGCGAGCTGATACGCACGTCTTCAGGGTGATGGAAGCGGTGACCACGGGAGTGACGGCCGGCCTTCTGGGCCAGGATGGTGCAATCGACGACCTGGTCACCGAACAGCATCACCAGCCACTGGGTCGGGCGCACGAACTCTTCCTTGCGCGCGGCCCAGCGCATGCGCTTGGCGATCGGCAGGTCGTTGAGCGAATCTTCGACGATGGTCGGCAGCAGCGAGGTGGTCGGCTTGCCCGGAATGTTCTGCACGTAGCGCAGTTTGGGGCCGCTCTGGTCGATTTCGGCCAGTTCCACACCGCATTTCTTGGCGAAGCCCAGGGCGGCCTGGGTCGGATTGCCCTCGGCGTCGAAGGCTGCCTGGCGTGGCGGACCGTCGAGGTTGACGCTGCGGTCCGGCTGCTGGGTGGCCAGGCCGGTGACCAGCACGGCCAGACGGCGTGGCGCCGCATAGACCTGGCTGGCGCTGTAGGTCAGGCCGGCGCTCTGCAGGCCTTTCTCGATACCGGCCAGGAAGGCGTCGGCCAGGGTGCTGAGGGTCTTGGGTGGCAGTTCTTCGGTGCCCAGTTCGACCAGAAAATCTTGAGCACTCATTGTGCAGCCTCCAGCTTGGCCAGTACTTCGTCGCGTAGATCAGGGGTTGCCATCGGGAAGCCCAGCTTGGCCCGCGATTGCAGGTAGGCCTGGGCCACGGAGCGGGCCAGGGTACGCACGCGCAGGATGTACTGCTGGCGTGCGGTGACCGAGATCGCCCGGCGCGCATCGAGCAGGTTGAAGGTGTGCGAGGCCTTGAGCACCATCTCGTAACTTGGCAGCGGCAGCTCCAGGCCGATCAGGCGCTGGGCTTCGCCCTCGTAGAAATCGAACAGCTCGAACAGCTTGTCGACGCTGGCATGCTCGAAGTTGTAGGTCGACTGCTCCACTTCGTTCTGGTGGAACACGTCGCCATAGGTCACGGTGCCGAACGGGCCGTCGGCCCAGACCAGGTCGTAGACCGAGTCGACGCCCTGCTGGTACATGGCCAGGCGCTCCAGGCCATAGGTGATTTCGCCGGTCACCGGGTAGCACTCGATGCCACCGACCTGCTGGAAGTAGGTGAACTGCGAGACTTCCATGCCGTTGAGCCAGATTTCCCAGCCCAGGCCCCAGGCGCCCAGGGTTGGCGATTCCCAGTTGTCCTCGACGAAGCGCACGTCATGCACCAGCGGATCCAGGCCGATGTGCTTGAGCGAGCCCAGGTACAGCTCCTGGAAGTTGTCGGGGTTGGGCTTGAGCACCACCTGGAACTGGTAGTAGTGCTGCAGGCGGTTGGGGTTCTCGCCATAACGGCCGTCGGTGGGGCGGCGGCTTGGCTGGACATAGGCGGCGTTCCAGGTTTCCGGGCCTACGGCGCGCAGAAACGTGGCGGTGTGGAAAGTGCCGGCGCCTACTTCCATATCGTAGGGCTGAAGCACCACACAACCTTGATCGGCCCAGTATTGCTGGAGGGCGAGGATCAAGTCTTGGAAGGTACGCACGGCTGGCGTAGGCTGGCTCACAAAATTCACCTGTGCTGGGCTGTGATTCGAAAGAGCGGGAGTATACCCGATTCGGCCGCGCATCGACCCCGTGGGAGCCATATGACTCGCTGCTTTTGGTGCAATGACGATCCACTCTACATCGCCTATCACGACGAGGAATGGGGTGTCCCGTTGAGGGATGCGCAGAGGCTCTTCGAGTTGCTGTTGCTCGAAGGGTTCCAGGCCGGGCTGTCGTGGATCACCATCCTCAAGCGCCGTGCCCGCTACCGCGAAGTGCTGTTCGGCTTCGATGCCGAGCGCCTCGCGCGCCTCACCGATGACGAGATCGAGGCGCTCATGCAGGACGCCTCGATCATCCGCAACCGCCTCAAGCTCAACGCCGTGCGCACCAACGCGCGGGCCTGGCTGGCGCTGCCCGACCCGGTCGGCCTGCTCTGGTCGTTCGTCGGCGGTGAGCCGAAGATCAACCATTTCAAGGACCGCAGCGAAGTACCGGCGATCACCCCCGAGGCCCAGGCCATGAGCAAGGCCTTGAAGAAGGCCGGCTTCACCTTCGTCGGGCCGACTATCTGCTACGCCTTCATGCAGGCCAGCGGCATGGTCATGGATCACACCACCGACTGTGATCGCTATCCGCAGCTCAGCGCCTGACAGGTACAATGCCCGCCCTGAACATGAGGATGTGATTCGTGGAAAAATTCAAAGGCGCCCTGATGGTCGGGGCATTGCGCCTGTTCGCCATGCTGCCCTGGCGCGCCGTACAGGCCACCGGCTCGGCCATCGGCTGGCTGATGTGGAAGCTGCCCAACCGTTCTCGCGAGGTGGTGCGCATCAACCTCGCCAAGTGCTTCCCGGAACTGAGCGAGGCTGAGCGCGAACGGCTGGTCGGGCGTAGCCTGATGGACATCGGCAAGACCCTCACCGAAAGCGCCTGCG
The Pseudomonas sp. DTU_2021_1001937_2_SI_NGA_ILE_001 DNA segment above includes these coding regions:
- a CDS encoding lysophospholipid acyltransferase family protein codes for the protein MSIIKTLRTILFYLCLSSSAFVWCMLSFLVAPFLGFKARYRFINVYWCRFAILLTRVILNIQVKVTGAENIPKTPCVIVSNHQSTWETFFLSAYFEPLSQVLKRELLYVPFFGWAMAMLRPIAIDRDNPKAALKEIARRGDQLLKDGVWVLIFPEGTRVPYGKIGKFSRGGAALAVNANLPVLPIAHNAGKFWPREGWGKTPGTIELVIGEPMYAEGAGPRAIAELNDRAQAWNEATQRAMGSAAAPVTGEEKVPA
- the gmhB gene encoding D-glycero-beta-D-manno-heptose 1,7-bisphosphate 7-phosphatase; translation: MKLLILDRDGVINHDSDAYIKSVEEWVPIPGSIEAIAALSKAGWTVAVATNQSGIARGYYDLATLDAMHAQLRSLVQAQGGEVGLIVYCPHGPDAGCECRKPLPGMLHDIARHYAADLKGVWFVGDSKGDLQAALAAEAQPVLVLTGKGHRTLEGGVPAGTRVFDDLASVARELIHNSAR
- the glyS gene encoding glycine--tRNA ligase subunit beta: MSAQDFLVELGTEELPPKTLSTLADAFLAGIEKGLQSAGLTYSASQVYAAPRRLAVLVTGLATQQPDRSVNLDGPPRQAAFDAEGNPTQAALGFAKKCGVELAEIDQSGPKLRYVQNIPGKPTTSLLPTIVEDSLNDLPIAKRMRWAARKEEFVRPTQWLVMLFGDQVVDCTILAQKAGRHSRGHRFHHPEDVRISSPTSYVTDLRAASVLADFNERRLIISKRVEELAAQQQGTAIVPPALLDEVTGLVEWPVPLVCSFEERFLDVPQEALITTMQDNQKYFCLLDADGKLLPRFITVANIESKDPAQIIAGNEKVVRPRLTDAEFFFKQDKKQKLETFNERLKNVVFQAQLGSVFDKAERVSKLAAFIAPRIGGDAQRAARAGILSKCDLSTEMVGEFPEMQGIAGYYYAKADGEAQDVALALNEQYMPRGAGAELPSTLTGSAVAIADKLDTLVGIFGIGMLPTGSKDPYALRRAALGILRILIEKQLDLDLIETVKFAVNQFGAKVKAAGLAEQVLEFIFDRLRARYEDEGIEVAVYLSVRALQPGSALDFDQRVQAVQAFRKLPQAAALAAVNKRVSNLLSKAEGNIAQSVEPKYFDNANEFSLYSAIQQADHAVQPLAAERKYSESLARLASLREPVDAFFEAVMVNAEDANVRANRYALLARLRGLFLGVADISLLG
- the glyQ gene encoding glycine--tRNA ligase subunit alpha; this encodes MSQPTPAVRTFQDLILALQQYWADQGCVVLQPYDMEVGAGTFHTATFLRAVGPETWNAAYVQPSRRPTDGRYGENPNRLQHYYQFQVVLKPNPDNFQELYLGSLKHIGLDPLVHDVRFVEDNWESPTLGAWGLGWEIWLNGMEVSQFTYFQQVGGIECYPVTGEITYGLERLAMYQQGVDSVYDLVWADGPFGTVTYGDVFHQNEVEQSTYNFEHASVDKLFELFDFYEGEAQRLIGLELPLPSYEMVLKASHTFNLLDARRAISVTARQQYILRVRTLARSVAQAYLQSRAKLGFPMATPDLRDEVLAKLEAAQ
- a CDS encoding DNA-3-methyladenine glycosylase I, which encodes MTRCFWCNDDPLYIAYHDEEWGVPLRDAQRLFELLLLEGFQAGLSWITILKRRARYREVLFGFDAERLARLTDDEIEALMQDASIIRNRLKLNAVRTNARAWLALPDPVGLLWSFVGGEPKINHFKDRSEVPAITPEAQAMSKALKKAGFTFVGPTICYAFMQASGMVMDHTTDCDRYPQLSA